In Channa argus isolate prfri chromosome 15, Channa argus male v1.0, whole genome shotgun sequence, the DNA window CAGCTATATTATCAGTATATACTATAGAATTTTGACAGAATGTAGGTTGTTAGGATACGATGTGGCACAGCCCTAGACCTAGCCCCTTCAGTCACTGAAAAATTGCATATGGGATATTGTGGATACCCCGACTGTTTATGCATATCAAGTGAACACGCCACTAATAATGACATCTGACTTTCAGTTGTCCAACagtgagagcagcagcagcatcagcagtccAGAACACGCACCTGGCCACTGTAGCAGTCAGTGTGTTGTGGGCTCCTGCAGTCCCCTCAGCTCATGTGAATCTTCAGAACTCGCTGGGCCTACAAACTTGGTGTCCTACCTGCAAATCAACCACATTCTGAAGGAAGCCCACTTCCAGAGTCTACAGAACCGAGGTCAGCTCAAAGACACATGATGACTTAATGTCCTCCGTCAGCCATCTCAGGACTGAGTCCCAGAGGCATGTCAGAGAATCCTGTGTTGAATCACTTCACTTGGCTCTTCCCCACATATCTTCAGTTAATGTGATATTTCACAACTCTGCAAATATGTGGATGGAAGCCTCTCCTGGACAGGTATCTGGAGGGGGT includes these proteins:
- the LOC137099723 gene encoding protein VCF1 isoform X2; its protein translation is MLTENRKRQRSGGDEESGHLVPQAKRQSRAHPLSPEPGRDAWDSELSNSESSSSISSPEHAPGHCSSQCVVGSCSPLSSCESSELAGPTNLVSYLQINHILKEAHFQSLQNRDRCCTSVPEH